The following are encoded in a window of Impatiens glandulifera chromosome 5, dImpGla2.1, whole genome shotgun sequence genomic DNA:
- the LOC124937930 gene encoding receptor-like protein kinase THESEUS 1: MDLAIFLATLLFGFFFGNKSTVASFTPADSYLIVCGSSQNVTLLDQTYIPDSTPQSSISLKSQGAASVTYTSNSSTTLPSPLYQSVRIFSTTASYKFNIKQEGRHWVRLYFYPLPNSGYDLTSATMTLVTENFVLLNNFTFKNYNGSHLFREYSINVTSDTLVLTIIPSNNSIAFINAIELVSVPDELIPDQALAISPSAPISGLSARAFETIYRLNLGGPLITPQNDTLGRTWVNDKKYLHVNSSAVTVAVNPLTVRYRALATQEIAPNWVYATADHMGDANVNNVNFNITWVFRVDPNFTYFVRLHFCDIVSKAMNNLVFNLYINSDLAFGSLDLSTLAGDLGVPYYRDFVSNSSADSNTLTVSIGPDTMADVTDAIMNGLEIMKMNNEFRSFDGLSPVETILPVSASKKNKRMAIIVGSVAGSLGVILLLGLCLFCLGCGRRTKDSQQGGHSWLPLPLYGNSLSLTKMSTSSQKSRTASCLSLASTNLGRVFTFQEIMDATNKFDESSLLGVGGFGRVYKGTSEDGTKLAVKRGNPRSEQGLAEFRTEIEMLSKLRHRHLVSLIGYCDERSEMILVYEYMANGPLRSHLYGTDLPSLSWKQRLEICIGAARGLHYLHTGATQSIIHRDVKTTNILLDENFVAKVADFGLSKTGPALDQTHVSTAVKGSFGYLDPEYFRRQQLTEKSDVYSFGVVLMEVLCTRPALNPVLPRDQVNIAEWAMTWQKKGMLDQIMDKNLIGKVNPASLKKYGETAEKCLAEYGVDRPSMGDVLWNLEYALQLEETSSVLTEPEDNSTNHIQGIALNPPPLEAFDNSSVCMVEGASCGEEDVATSAVFSQLVNPRGR, encoded by the coding sequence ATGGATCTAGCCATATTTCTAGCCACTCTTCTATTTGGGTTCTTCTTTGGGAATAAATCTACTGTCGCCTCCTTCACTCCTGCTGATAGCTATTTAATTGTCTGTGGATCTTCTCAAAATGTTACTTTACTAGATCAAACATACATCCCAGATTCAACCCCCCAGTCTTCAATTTCATTGAAAAGCCAAGGGGCGGCCTCTGTAACTTATACATCCAATTCCAGTACTACTCTCCCCTCTCCACTATATCAGTCTGTTCGAATTTTCTCTACCACCGCTTCTTATAAGTTCAATATTAAGCAGGAAGGTAGACATTGGGTTCGACTATATTTCTATCCTCTTCCAAACTCGGGTTATGACTTAACATCTGCCACCATGACCCTTGTCACTGAAAACTTCGTTCTACTCAACAACTTCACTTTCAAGAACTACAATGGTTCTCATCTGTTTAGGGAGTATTCAATCAATGTTACTTCAGACACCTTAGTACTTACCATAATCCCATCAAACAATTCAATTGCCTTCATCAATGCAATTGAACTGGTCTCTGTCCCGGATGAATTGATTCCGGATCAAGCACTGGCTATATCCCCTTCTGCCCCAATTAGTGGTCTCTCGGCTCGTGCCTTTGAAACTATATATCGCCTGAACTTGGGCGGCCCATTGATTACCCCTCAGAATGACACTCTTGGAAGGACGTGGGTGAATGATAAGAAATATCTCCATGTCAATAGCTCGGCTGTGACGGTCGCTGTTAACCCTTTAACTGTGAGATACCGAGCTCTTGCAACGCAGGAAATCGCGCCAAACTGGGTTTATGCTACGGCTGATCATATGGGAGATGCAAATGTCAACAATGTTAACTTCAACATAACATGGGTGTTTAGAGTTGATCCGAACTTCACCTACTTTGTCAGGCTACATTTCTGTGATATTGTAAGCAAGGCGATGAACAATCTTGTTTTCAACCTATACATAAACTCTGATCTTGCTTTTGGAAGTCTGGATTTGTCGACTTTAGCAGGAGACTTGGGCGTTCCTTACTACAGGGATTTTGTTTCCAACTCTTCTGCTGATTCGAACACCTTGACAGTTAGTATCGGTCCAGATACAATGGCTGACGTGACAGACGCGATTATGAACGGTTTGGAGATAATGAAGATGAATAATGAATTTAGAAGCTTCGACGGGCTGTCGCCGGTTGAGACTATTCTTCCAGTTTCAGCCTCGAAAAAGAACAAGAGGATGGCTATAATCGTTGGTTCTGTAGCGGGATCGTTAGGCGTTATCCTCTTGTTAGGACTTTGTTTATTCTGTTTGGGGTGCGGCCGCAGGACAAAGGATTCTCAGCAAGGGGGACATTCATGGCTGCCTCTACCGTTATATGGAAACTCTTTGTCGTTGACAAAGATGTCAACTTCTTCCCAAAAGAGCAGAACCGCCAGTTGCCTCTCCTTGGCATCCACCAATCTGGGACGCGTCTTCACGTTCCAAGAAATTATGGACGCTACCAACAAGTTTGACGAGAGCTCGCTTCTTGGTGTGGGAGGGTTCGGTAGAGTCTACAAAGGTACGTCAGAAGACGGAACGAAATTAGCGGTGAAAAGAGGTAACCCGAGATCAGAACAGGGTCTGGCCGAATTCCGAACCGAGATCGAGATGCTGTCGAAGCTTCGACACCGGCATCTGGTCTCCCTTATCGGTTACTGCGACGAGAGGTCTGAAATGATATTGGTTTATGAATACATGGCAAACGGGCCTCTTAGAAGCCATCTTTACGGGACAGACCTTCCATCTTTGTCCTGGAAGCAACGGTTGGAGATATGCATTGGGGCAGCTAGGGGGCTTCATTACCTCCACACCGGAGCAACACAGAGTATAATTCACCGAGATGTGAAGACGACCAATATCCTCTTGGACGAGAATTTCGTGGCTAAGGTTGCTGATTTTGGTCTTTCTAAGACTGGGCCTGCTTTGGATCAAACCCATGTGAGCACGGCTGTTAAGGGGAGTTTCGGATATCTTGATCCAGAATATTTCAGAAGGCAACAACTTACAGAGAAGTCTGATGTGTATTCGTTTGGCGTGGTTCTGATGGAGGTTCTTTGCACAAGGCCTGCGTTGAACCCGGTTCTGCCTAGAGATCAAGTGAATATTGCAGAATGGGCGATGACTTGGCAGAAGAAAGGAATGTTGGATCAAATAATGGACAAGAATCTTATTGGAAAGGTTAACCCGGCTTCCCTGAAGAAGTATGGTGAAACAGCCGAGAAATGTCTAGCTGAGTATGGTGTTGACAGGCCGTCAATGGGCGATGTTTTGTGGAATCTAGAGTACGCCCTCCAGCTCGAGGAAACTTCGTCGGTTCTGACAGAACCGGAAGACAACAGCACGAACCATATTCAAGGAATTGCATTGAACCCGCCACCTTTGGAAGCGTTTGATAACAGTAGCGTGTGTATGGTGGAGGGTGCGAGTTGTGGGGAGGAAGATGTGGCAACAAGCGCAGTTTTCTCTCAACTAGTAAATCCTCGTGGAAGATAA